A single region of the Candidatus Poribacteria bacterium genome encodes:
- a CDS encoding Cof-type HAD-IIB family hydrolase, which produces MKIPCRLAAFDLDGTLLNSEHKLTEKNREALRELAANDILVVLVSGRMHRSIQPISDQIGLENPIISYNGGMVQHATTGEVYHHTPVPADYAMAVVNDCVEQNVHLNFCLNDELYVAELNAWSDLYETRTGVPAIPVGDLRELAGETPTKMLLIHTPEKLQPLLESFQTNYAERLYVTQTQAEYIEFMNPAVTKGRALTALANQFNIPMDTVVAFGDSYNDESLLKTAGFGIAMANAVPPIHACADHITTTNDDNGVAKAIWELIL; this is translated from the coding sequence ATGAAAATACCGTGTCGCTTGGCGGCTTTTGACTTAGATGGGACGCTCCTGAATAGTGAGCATAAGTTAACAGAAAAAAACCGCGAGGCTCTTCGGGAGCTCGCGGCGAATGATATTCTCGTCGTGTTAGTATCTGGAAGGATGCACCGTTCGATTCAACCGATTAGCGATCAGATTGGACTCGAAAATCCTATCATTTCTTACAACGGGGGGATGGTGCAACATGCAACAACCGGGGAGGTGTATCATCACACGCCTGTTCCAGCAGATTACGCGATGGCAGTTGTCAACGACTGCGTAGAACAGAATGTACATCTCAATTTCTGTTTGAACGACGAACTTTATGTGGCTGAACTGAACGCGTGGAGTGATCTCTACGAAACACGAACCGGTGTTCCCGCTATACCTGTCGGCGACCTGCGTGAATTAGCGGGTGAAACACCGACGAAGATGCTTCTTATCCACACACCCGAAAAGTTACAGCCGCTCTTAGAAAGTTTTCAAACCAATTATGCGGAGAGACTTTACGTCACGCAGACCCAAGCAGAATATATTGAGTTTATGAATCCAGCGGTTACCAAGGGACGCGCACTAACAGCCCTCGCCAATCAATTCAACATTCCAATGGATACGGTTGTTGCGTTTGGCGATAGTTACAACGATGAGAGTTTACTCAAAACAGCCGGGTTCGGCATAGCGATGGCAAACGCGGTTCCACCAATCCATGCCTGTGCTGACCATATCACAACGACAAATGACGATAACGGAGTTGCAAAAGCCATTTGGGAATTGATCCTATGA
- the minE gene encoding cell division topological specificity factor MinE, whose amino-acid sequence MNISIKQLFGRRPKSSNIAKQRLKLVITQDRMDVDDRFMTRLHNELAEVLAKYFEFSVNSVQVSLKQKGNSYVLVADFPYKKFHDINIGQ is encoded by the coding sequence ATGAATATAAGCATAAAACAATTATTCGGGCGAAGACCCAAATCAAGTAACATCGCCAAACAACGCCTGAAGCTTGTCATTACACAAGACAGGATGGACGTTGACGATCGCTTCATGACAAGGTTACACAACGAATTAGCAGAGGTACTGGCAAAGTATTTTGAATTTTCGGTCAACTCTGTTCAGGTGTCCTTGAAACAGAAGGGGAATTCCTATGTACTTGTCGCGGACTTTCCTTATAAAAAGTTTCACGACATCAATATAGGTCAATGA
- a CDS encoding MFS transporter: MKDDKKTIFGWCMYDCANSAYITTVIAAILPNYFAKAIVGEAGVDIFGMNVSATALWGYMLGTAAFCVFLFAPVLGAIADFSGAKKRFLMGFAYMGSIFATMLYFCGSGDVGLTIVLFLGSQICFVGGNVFYDAFLPQIASEDKMDSVSARGYAFGYVGGSLQFAIVLAFVAMQKTPADQAMAARIGMAMTGIWWAGWTLLTLKYLKEEKTSYQLPEAHRNKPKPIAYLILGISRTLSTAKRVGRFKHLTLFLIAYMIYNDGIHTVTSMATIYGTEELNLSATALMVTLLLVQVVAIGGALIFSRLANRIGAKRSVMFALVLWSGVVTYGYFIHTATEFFVLGIVVGVVLGGTQALSRSFYGAMIPEQASAEFYGFYSVFSKFSSIWGPVTFGVIEQITGSARLAIISLMVFFIVGLVLLGFVDEAKAKADRDKFTF; the protein is encoded by the coding sequence ATGAAAGACGATAAGAAAACGATTTTCGGTTGGTGCATGTATGACTGCGCGAATTCCGCCTATATCACCACTGTAATCGCCGCCATATTGCCGAATTATTTTGCGAAAGCCATTGTAGGCGAAGCAGGTGTGGACATTTTCGGCATGAATGTGAGTGCGACGGCGTTGTGGGGCTATATGTTGGGAACCGCGGCGTTCTGCGTGTTCCTCTTTGCCCCCGTGCTTGGCGCGATTGCCGATTTCTCTGGCGCGAAAAAACGGTTTCTTATGGGGTTCGCGTATATGGGCAGTATCTTCGCAACGATGCTCTATTTTTGCGGGTCCGGTGATGTCGGATTGACGATTGTGCTATTTCTCGGTTCTCAAATTTGCTTTGTCGGCGGTAATGTTTTCTACGATGCGTTCTTACCACAGATCGCCTCTGAGGACAAGATGGATTCCGTTTCTGCCAGAGGATATGCGTTCGGGTATGTCGGCGGCTCGCTGCAATTTGCGATTGTGCTTGCCTTCGTCGCTATGCAAAAGACTCCAGCGGATCAAGCAATGGCGGCGCGCATCGGAATGGCGATGACGGGTATCTGGTGGGCAGGCTGGACCCTATTGACGCTGAAATACCTAAAAGAGGAAAAAACGTCATATCAACTTCCAGAGGCACACCGCAACAAACCCAAACCCATCGCCTATCTCATCCTCGGCATCAGTCGGACGCTTTCAACCGCGAAACGGGTCGGACGCTTTAAACACCTCACCCTCTTCCTCATCGCCTATATGATATACAACGACGGGATCCACACCGTTACCAGCATGGCGACAATTTACGGCACAGAAGAATTAAATCTTTCGGCAACGGCACTCATGGTGACACTCCTGCTGGTGCAAGTCGTTGCAATAGGCGGTGCGTTAATCTTCAGTCGGCTCGCAAATCGCATTGGTGCGAAACGCTCCGTGATGTTTGCCTTAGTCTTATGGAGTGGGGTTGTTACGTATGGATATTTCATTCACACTGCAACGGAATTTTTTGTTTTGGGAATAGTTGTTGGTGTGGTCCTCGGTGGGACACAGGCGTTGAGCCGTTCCTTCTATGGCGCGATGATTCCAGAGCAGGCAAGTGCGGAGTTTTACGGATTCTATTCTGTCTTCAGCAAGTTTTCCTCAATTTGGGGACCCGTAACGTTCGGTGTTATCGAACAGATCACCGGTAGTGCCCGTCTTGCCATCATTTCATTGATGGTTTTCTTTATTGTGGGATTGGTGCTGCTGGGTTTTGTGGATGAGGCGAAGGCGAAAGCGGATAGGGATAAGTTTACATTCTAA
- a CDS encoding SEC59/DGK1/VTE5 family protein, whose product MEGELMLRELLRKSIHLSGLTLPVIYFFLDKSTMLVLIGILTGFALAVELVKWLSPPFGDFFFRIFKPLLRRHERKGAITGATYYLISAFLCIFFFAKTLAIVCIFFMILGDLAAALVGKQWGKTKLLGRKSLEGSAACFIVCVAIALVKLNPVIAIIGALVATIVELMPFPIDDNLTVPLISGAVMHFLM is encoded by the coding sequence ATGGAAGGTGAATTGATGCTACGCGAGCTGCTTCGGAAAAGTATTCATTTATCAGGACTTACCCTACCGGTTATCTATTTCTTCTTGGATAAATCGACGATGTTGGTTTTAATCGGGATATTGACTGGGTTCGCGCTTGCCGTAGAATTGGTGAAGTGGCTCTCTCCACCTTTCGGTGATTTCTTTTTCCGAATTTTCAAACCTCTCCTCCGCAGACATGAGCGCAAAGGTGCGATAACGGGTGCAACCTACTACCTCATCAGTGCTTTCTTGTGCATTTTCTTTTTTGCTAAGACGCTTGCTATTGTTTGCATTTTTTTCATGATATTGGGAGATCTGGCAGCTGCATTGGTAGGTAAACAGTGGGGTAAAACGAAACTCCTCGGCAGAAAGAGTTTGGAGGGGAGTGCTGCGTGTTTCATTGTCTGTGTCGCTATCGCTTTGGTTAAGTTGAATCCTGTTATAGCAATCATCGGTGCCTTGGTTGCAACAATCGTGGAACTCATGCCCTTCCCGATTGACGACAATCTCACAGTGCCGCTTATTTCCGGGGCAGTGATGCACTTTCTGATGTAA
- a CDS encoding ABC transporter ATP-binding protein — protein MAHIKLENIVKRFGDVVAVKDFNLEIEDKEFVVFLGPSGCGKTTTLRLIAGLENPEEGDIFIDGQRVNDLSPADRDIAFVFQFYALYPHLSVYDNIAFPLKAVKVSKSEIDTQVKRVAEILQISNMLDRKPNVLSGGEMQRVALGRAMVRQPKVYLLDEPMANLDTKIRVDTRAEIKRLQHEIGATTIFVTHDQVEAMSLADRIAVIHQGLLQQIGTPYEVYNKPESLFVAGFMGMPTMNLLEAALTSQEGESVLRLSHTDVYLRLSPEQQACISSAARENGLVFGIRPEHITATNQPSGQSIPAHLHLIEPLGPVNILDIRLGTHSETQEPILLRVRTHPTFQVGVGDRIWLNFSEEEMHLFDRETERAVWR, from the coding sequence ATGGCGCATATCAAACTTGAGAATATTGTAAAACGCTTCGGCGATGTCGTCGCTGTCAAAGATTTTAACCTTGAAATTGAGGACAAAGAGTTCGTTGTCTTTCTCGGTCCCTCCGGTTGCGGTAAAACCACAACGCTCCGCCTCATCGCTGGCTTGGAAAACCCTGAAGAAGGCGACATCTTCATCGATGGACAGCGCGTCAACGATCTCTCGCCTGCTGACCGAGACATCGCTTTTGTGTTTCAATTCTACGCCCTCTACCCCCATCTGAGCGTCTACGATAACATCGCTTTTCCACTCAAAGCGGTGAAGGTCTCAAAATCGGAAATTGACACGCAAGTTAAGCGGGTTGCGGAAATCTTACAAATATCCAATATGCTTGATCGGAAACCGAATGTGCTTAGTGGGGGTGAGATGCAACGCGTCGCGCTTGGACGGGCAATGGTGCGTCAACCGAAAGTTTACCTCCTTGATGAGCCTATGGCGAATTTAGATACGAAGATTCGCGTTGATACGCGTGCCGAAATTAAACGGCTTCAACACGAAATCGGCGCGACGACTATCTTTGTAACGCATGACCAGGTTGAAGCGATGTCCCTTGCGGACAGAATTGCGGTTATCCATCAAGGTCTACTACAACAAATTGGTACACCATACGAGGTTTACAACAAGCCGGAAAGTCTCTTCGTAGCGGGGTTTATGGGAATGCCGACGATGAACCTCCTTGAGGCAGCGTTAACCAGTCAGGAAGGAGAATCTGTCCTACGTCTGAGCCACACTGATGTTTATCTTCGTCTCTCTCCAGAACAACAGGCGTGTATCAGTTCAGCTGCGCGGGAGAATGGTTTGGTATTCGGTATTCGACCTGAGCATATCACAGCCACAAATCAACCGAGTGGACAAAGCATTCCTGCTCATCTGCATCTCATTGAACCTCTCGGTCCTGTAAACATTCTTGATATCCGCCTCGGTACGCACTCGGAGACACAGGAGCCGATTCTACTTCGGGTCAGGACACATCCGACATTTCAAGTTGGAGTAGGGGATAGGATCTGGTTAAATTTTAGCGAAGAAGAGATGCACCTCTTTGACCGGGAAACGGAGCGAGCGGTTTGGCGGTAG
- the katG gene encoding catalase/peroxidase HPI, with the protein MSNESKCPVMHHAQAQGTIANQQWWPNQLNLKMLHQNPPSANPIGEDFNYAEAFNTIDLAELQRDIEKVMTTSQEWWPADYGHYGPLFIRMAWHSAGTYRIHDGRGGGASGTLRFAPLNSWPDNASLDKAVRLLWPIKQKHGRSLSWADLIIFTGNCAIESMGLKTLGFAGGREDVWEPEEDIYWGSETTWLGDERYTGERDLEKPLGAVQMGLIYVNPQGPNANPDPVAAAVDIRETFRRMAMNDEETVALIAGGHTFGKTHGAADADEYVGPEPEGASLEEQGLGWKNTFGSGKGGDAITSGLEGAWTATPIKWDNGFFYNLFNYEWELIKGPGGAWQWTPKDESAQDTVPDAHDPSKKHAPMMLTTDLSLKADPAYEKISRRFYENPDEFADAFAKAWYKLTHRDMGPRTRCLGPWVPAEPQLWQDPVPDVDHELIGEQDIAALKDKCLESGLSISQLVSTAWASAATFRGTDKRGGANGARIRLAPQKDWEVNNPPELENVLQTLQGIQAEFNGSQSHGKQVSLADLIVLAGCAAVESAAKNAGIDVGVPFTPGRTDALQEQTDVESFAVLEPTADGFRNYLANGQERTAEELLVDRAHMLTLTAPEMTVLVGGLRVLNANVGQSDLGVFTSRPETLTTDFFVNLLSMNIEWLASSTTEGVFEGRHRLTGDLKWTGTRADLVFGSNSQLRAIAEVYACDDAQEAFVRDFVAAWNKVMNLDRFDLA; encoded by the coding sequence ATGAGCAACGAAAGTAAATGCCCAGTGATGCACCACGCTCAGGCACAGGGCACTATAGCAAACCAACAGTGGTGGCCAAATCAGTTGAACCTGAAGATGCTCCACCAGAACCCACCCTCAGCCAATCCTATAGGAGAGGATTTCAACTACGCTGAAGCGTTCAATACAATCGACTTGGCGGAATTGCAGCGTGACATCGAAAAAGTGATGACGACATCGCAGGAATGGTGGCCCGCTGACTACGGTCACTATGGTCCCCTCTTCATTCGGATGGCGTGGCACAGTGCAGGCACGTACCGGATCCACGATGGACGCGGCGGCGGTGCCTCCGGCACGCTGCGCTTTGCACCCCTCAACAGTTGGCCCGATAACGCCAGCCTTGATAAGGCTGTCCGGTTGCTCTGGCCGATCAAGCAGAAGCACGGACGAAGCCTTTCATGGGCAGACCTGATAATTTTCACTGGAAACTGTGCCATTGAATCAATGGGGCTGAAGACCCTCGGATTCGCTGGCGGACGAGAGGATGTCTGGGAGCCTGAAGAAGACATCTATTGGGGATCCGAGACCACGTGGCTCGGCGATGAACGCTACACCGGCGAGAGGGATCTGGAGAAACCTCTCGGTGCCGTTCAGATGGGTTTAATCTATGTGAATCCCCAGGGACCCAACGCGAACCCGGATCCGGTTGCTGCAGCGGTAGACATTAGAGAGACGTTCCGTCGCATGGCAATGAACGACGAGGAGACAGTGGCGCTCATCGCTGGTGGACACACGTTTGGCAAGACCCACGGTGCTGCGGATGCGGATGAGTACGTCGGGCCCGAACCCGAAGGTGCTTCCCTTGAGGAACAAGGACTCGGTTGGAAGAACACCTTTGGCAGCGGCAAGGGCGGCGACGCAATCACCAGCGGATTGGAGGGTGCCTGGACCGCCACGCCGATCAAGTGGGACAATGGTTTCTTCTACAACCTGTTCAATTACGAATGGGAACTGATAAAAGGTCCCGGCGGTGCATGGCAGTGGACTCCTAAAGACGAATCCGCACAGGACACCGTGCCGGACGCTCACGATCCCTCGAAGAAGCACGCGCCGATGATGCTCACGACTGACCTATCTCTGAAGGCAGATCCAGCCTACGAGAAGATTTCCAGACGTTTCTACGAGAACCCGGACGAGTTCGCAGATGCCTTTGCGAAGGCGTGGTATAAGCTAACCCATCGTGACATGGGACCCCGCACACGATGTCTCGGTCCTTGGGTACCTGCAGAACCGCAGTTGTGGCAAGACCCCGTTCCTGATGTCGATCATGAATTGATTGGGGAGCAAGACATCGCTGCCCTCAAGGATAAGTGTCTCGAATCGGGACTGTCCATTTCCCAACTCGTTTCGACCGCTTGGGCATCTGCGGCAACATTCCGCGGGACCGACAAGCGTGGTGGTGCTAACGGCGCACGCATTCGCCTCGCACCGCAGAAGGATTGGGAAGTCAACAATCCGCCTGAATTGGAGAACGTACTTCAGACCCTGCAGGGGATTCAAGCGGAATTTAACGGATCGCAGTCCCACGGGAAGCAGGTCTCGCTTGCTGACCTGATCGTTCTCGCTGGATGTGCAGCGGTCGAGTCAGCTGCGAAGAACGCCGGTATCGACGTAGGAGTTCCCTTCACTCCGGGACGCACGGACGCGTTGCAGGAGCAAACCGATGTCGAATCGTTTGCGGTGCTTGAACCGACCGCCGATGGATTTCGCAACTACCTCGCAAACGGACAGGAGAGAACAGCCGAAGAGCTGCTGGTGGATCGTGCACACATGCTGACGCTAACCGCTCCTGAGATGACGGTTCTCGTCGGTGGTTTGCGCGTCCTGAATGCAAATGTCGGTCAATCTGATCTCGGCGTTTTCACGAGCCGTCCTGAGACGTTGACGACTGATTTCTTCGTGAACCTGCTTAGCATGAACATTGAATGGTTGGCATCCTCTACAACCGAGGGTGTGTTCGAGGGTCGCCATCGTTTGACAGGCGATCTCAAGTGGACCGGCACCCGTGCCGATCTCGTATTCGGCTCAAACTCTCAGCTCCGAGCGATTGCGGAAGTCTACGCATGCGATGATGCACAAGAAGCATTTGTGCGTGACTTCGTGGCTGCGTGGAACAAGGTCATGAATCTTGATCGCTTCGACCTTGCCTAA
- a CDS encoding TonB-dependent receptor, which translates to MGLQTPPLGKWFRICSLLLVLGAGIALGEVGADNHETQQLVKITGTVVDNDTEVPIAEVTIRIADTKIQTTTDETGAFSLELPSGTYKIHASAPFYNTYVITDVQVSTDATPKTLQVKLTPQVVKLDAIKLPVRLSQASERGLLEKRMRSSRIEDSISTEEISRLPASSAGEAIKRVTGVSIVGGRYVFVRGLGERYSNTLLNNVEIPSPEPNRRVVPMDIFPASLLASLQTVKTFSPDQPGGFAGGSVQVFTKDFPEELTMSLSMSSGFNTQATGAEGLTYPGGDLDFLGFDDGSRDLPSIVQNRAADVPIRERGRFTPLGFTPKEIQEFGQSFSNVWSPERQSVPINQGYKFSLGNSNKILGNQKFGYLGVISYGNSHSYGTQVRNAFRIGLNETLSPVTSYNVERSGNEVDWGSVLNASLRFSPQHLLSIKTLFTHTAEDETRTWEGFNADRNTDMRSFRLRYVERQLFSGQLAGIHNFNFGEPALETTEEGPEQPDVSMEWRLTYSRASRDEPDTRENIYEDRGDGTYTFRDVTHSGSRFFFDLEDDEYNARVDWKIPLGAEGLFKFGGLLRDRARTFDVRRFRFLPSDQVDATVNLSDPPEILFQTQNIAPRVFELRESTRSTDNYLADHNIYSSYLMLDLPITAKWQVMTGVRLESSDQTVTTYDPFSASRKEIEANLQTLDWLPGLNVTYRLTERMNLRFAASRTITRPDFRELAPFEFTDFVGGRTILGNPDLERTQINNFDFRWETFPQIGGILAVSAFYKRFQKPIEQIVQPQAEVRITYENAEGANNYGLELEARQNLGVITEALRKFSINTNAALISSQVVLPEDVGIQTSSERPLQGQCPYIVNVSIGFEDPNWGISSVLAYNIFGRRLSEVGNHGVPDVYEQPRGQLDVSFSRMVANYFKFSISAKNLIDPYVRYKIGEATYLEYKLGRSFSFGVSYNL; encoded by the coding sequence ATGGGTTTGCAAACTCCACCTTTGGGGAAATGGTTTCGCATCTGTTCATTGCTTTTGGTGCTTGGCGCAGGAATCGCACTCGGAGAGGTAGGTGCTGATAACCATGAAACGCAACAGCTCGTCAAAATAACAGGAACCGTTGTAGATAACGACACCGAGGTCCCGATAGCAGAGGTGACAATTCGGATTGCCGATACCAAGATTCAAACCACAACGGATGAGACAGGTGCGTTTTCACTGGAATTGCCGAGCGGCACCTATAAAATTCACGCAAGCGCGCCATTTTATAATACTTATGTCATTACCGATGTTCAAGTGAGCACAGACGCGACACCGAAAACACTTCAAGTCAAACTGACACCACAAGTGGTAAAACTTGATGCAATCAAATTACCGGTCCGACTGAGCCAAGCCAGCGAGCGCGGTCTTCTTGAAAAGCGGATGCGCAGCTCACGAATTGAAGACAGCATCAGCACAGAAGAAATTAGCCGACTTCCCGCATCGTCTGCCGGTGAAGCTATTAAACGGGTGACAGGGGTCAGTATTGTCGGTGGACGGTACGTGTTCGTCCGCGGGTTGGGAGAACGCTACAGTAATACACTCCTTAATAATGTCGAAATTCCGAGTCCTGAGCCGAACCGTCGGGTTGTACCGATGGATATTTTTCCGGCAAGCCTTCTCGCGAGTTTACAGACAGTCAAAACCTTCTCCCCCGACCAGCCGGGCGGTTTTGCTGGTGGTTCCGTTCAAGTATTTACCAAAGACTTCCCAGAAGAATTGACAATGTCCCTATCAATGTCAAGCGGTTTCAACACACAGGCAACAGGAGCAGAGGGCTTGACATATCCAGGTGGCGATTTGGATTTTTTAGGATTTGACGACGGCTCGCGCGATTTGCCCAGCATTGTCCAAAATCGGGCAGCAGACGTACCAATTCGTGAACGAGGACGGTTTACACCCTTAGGATTCACCCCCAAAGAAATTCAGGAGTTCGGTCAATCGTTTTCCAATGTCTGGTCGCCAGAACGACAATCGGTACCAATCAACCAAGGTTATAAATTCAGTCTCGGTAATAGTAACAAGATTCTCGGAAACCAAAAGTTCGGCTATTTAGGTGTAATCTCTTACGGCAATAGCCATAGTTACGGCACACAGGTTCGCAACGCCTTCCGTATCGGTTTGAACGAGACGCTTTCCCCTGTAACCTCGTATAACGTTGAACGGAGCGGTAACGAAGTGGATTGGGGTAGCGTCCTAAATGCCAGCCTCCGTTTCTCTCCACAACACTTACTCAGCATAAAGACGCTTTTCACACATACGGCTGAAGACGAAACGCGAACATGGGAGGGCTTCAACGCTGATAGAAACACAGATATGCGGAGTTTCCGCCTCCGATACGTTGAACGCCAACTCTTCTCCGGACAACTCGCAGGAATACACAACTTTAATTTTGGCGAGCCTGCATTAGAAACCACAGAAGAAGGTCCAGAACAACCCGATGTTTCTATGGAGTGGCGACTGACCTATTCGCGGGCATCACGCGATGAACCCGACACACGTGAGAATATCTACGAAGATAGAGGCGATGGAACATACACCTTCCGAGATGTCACACACAGTGGTAGTAGGTTCTTCTTTGATCTTGAGGACGATGAATACAACGCACGGGTTGACTGGAAAATTCCGCTTGGTGCCGAAGGTCTCTTCAAATTCGGTGGACTCTTGCGAGATCGAGCGCGGACATTTGATGTACGTAGATTTAGATTCCTACCTTCTGACCAAGTAGACGCTACCGTCAATCTATCCGATCCACCTGAAATCCTTTTCCAAACGCAAAACATAGCCCCGCGTGTTTTTGAATTGCGGGAATCCACTCGCTCTACCGATAACTATCTTGCAGACCACAATATCTACTCAAGTTACTTGATGCTTGATCTACCAATTACCGCAAAATGGCAGGTCATGACCGGGGTCCGATTGGAGTCTTCGGATCAAACGGTTACGACCTACGATCCATTCTCTGCCTCTCGAAAAGAGATCGAAGCAAATTTGCAAACACTTGATTGGTTGCCGGGTCTGAACGTAACATACCGTCTAACAGAACGGATGAATCTGCGTTTCGCTGCCTCTCGAACGATTACGCGCCCGGATTTCCGTGAACTCGCACCGTTTGAGTTTACAGACTTCGTCGGCGGTAGAACGATTCTTGGCAATCCAGACTTGGAGCGGACACAGATCAACAATTTCGATTTCCGCTGGGAAACTTTTCCCCAGATAGGCGGTATTTTGGCGGTAAGTGCGTTCTATAAACGGTTCCAAAAACCGATCGAGCAGATCGTCCAACCGCAGGCAGAAGTCAGAATCACCTACGAAAACGCCGAAGGTGCCAATAATTACGGCTTGGAGTTGGAAGCTCGTCAAAATTTAGGTGTTATCACAGAGGCATTGCGTAAATTCTCCATTAATACAAACGCTGCACTGATCTCCTCGCAAGTGGTCTTACCGGAGGATGTTGGCATTCAGACCTCTTCCGAGCGTCCGCTCCAAGGCCAGTGTCCTTACATCGTCAATGTCTCCATCGGTTTTGAAGATCCCAACTGGGGTATTTCCAGTGTGCTTGCGTATAACATCTTTGGGCGTAGACTTTCGGAAGTCGGTAACCACGGTGTGCCGGATGTATATGAGCAGCCCCGCGGACAACTGGATGTGAGTTTTAGTCGGATGGTCGCAAATTATTTCAAATTCAGCATTTCGGCGAAAAACCTGATTGACCCCTACGTCCGTTACAAAATCGGAGAAGCAACCTATCTTGAGTATAAGTTGGGTAGATCGTTCTCGTTTGGGGTAAGCTACAACTTATAG
- a CDS encoding energy transducer TonB: protein MLTMTDVQRQNREAAQKRKRKAMRIAGSFAIGLHVIGIIAGAIYFVHKTVLDNNKDKVESVVLEAEKPQPKRRTPPRTTRQPRKPKFSKLQTPKGQPVTTDAKIPMGNARFTLPTSDVSTRPVMAPNVTGIGKNLFRATRQQANIVTTMPKFEVPKFESTSLVTRMDMGTNLAQTEFNDPGNLELASVNLGDAKQSFNEFLKAVRDRIKQVQRFPPRVRNLDDGSTTTVRFTLFRDGTIKNPVVTDSSGSKALDNAALAAVRNAVPYPPFPEGQEGNSLRLELPIIFELAN, encoded by the coding sequence ATGCTAACAATGACCGACGTTCAGAGGCAGAACCGAGAAGCCGCTCAAAAACGAAAAAGGAAAGCGATGCGGATTGCAGGTAGTTTTGCAATCGGGCTACACGTAATCGGGATTATCGCCGGGGCTATCTACTTTGTTCATAAAACAGTGTTAGATAACAACAAAGATAAAGTAGAGAGTGTCGTTTTGGAAGCCGAGAAACCACAGCCGAAACGCCGCACACCCCCACGTACAACACGACAACCAAGAAAACCGAAGTTTTCTAAGCTCCAGACCCCCAAAGGACAACCCGTCACAACGGATGCTAAAATCCCGATGGGCAACGCACGTTTCACGCTGCCGACGAGCGATGTCTCCACACGTCCGGTGATGGCACCTAACGTAACTGGAATCGGCAAAAATCTGTTCAGGGCAACTCGCCAACAGGCAAACATCGTTACAACGATGCCAAAGTTTGAGGTACCGAAATTTGAGTCCACAAGTTTGGTCACCAGAATGGATATGGGAACAAACCTTGCACAAACAGAATTCAATGATCCGGGCAATCTTGAACTCGCCTCTGTCAACTTAGGAGATGCGAAACAGTCGTTTAACGAATTCTTAAAAGCGGTACGGGACCGCATAAAACAGGTCCAACGTTTCCCACCACGCGTCCGCAATTTAGACGATGGTAGCACCACAACAGTTCGGTTTACACTCTTCAGAGACGGAACTATCAAGAACCCAGTTGTTACGGATTCCTCCGGCTCAAAGGCATTGGATAACGCCGCGCTCGCCGCTGTCCGAAACGCCGTGCCATATCCACCCTTCCCCGAAGGACAAGAGGGAAACAGCCTGCGACTGGAACTCCCAATTATTTTCGAGTTGGCGAATTAA